A window of the Henckelia pumila isolate YLH828 chromosome 3, ASM3356847v2, whole genome shotgun sequence genome harbors these coding sequences:
- the LOC140892258 gene encoding O-fucosyltransferase 20-like, which produces MAVSKSNKKKNQQSFISVPSQIINSISQSSLESLLRSPKKKQTFISKLGGLFKSPRLFIFLVLVLVFLWMLNIWFGFDPTMPLSHDPCAVFREKAQMVGVIFSSQLNVDENVAEIDGNVEFWKQPNGFGYRPCLDFSEGYRRESGDIVKERAKYLIVVVSGGMNQQRNQIVDAVVIARILGASLVVPILQVNVIWGDESEFSDIFDLDHFKSVLANDVRIVSSLPSTHLMARHVEEKRTPLHVSPQWIRSRYLRRLRRDGVLLLRGLDSRLSKDLPSDLQKLRCKVAFHALRFASHITEIGNKLTDRMRSKGPYLALHLRMEKDVWVRTGCLPGLGQEYDEMISNERKTSPNLLTSRSNMTYQERKLLGLCPLNALEVARLLKALRAPKSTRIYWAGGIPLGGKEALLPLTTDFPHFYTKEDLALPGELEAFAKKASLMAAIDYIVSENSNVFMASHGGNMGHAIQGHRAYGGHKKTIIPNKRHMLRYFMNQSLPEAEFNKIVLNLHQDSFGQPELRTSKSGRDVTKYPIPECMCNGTGTNASI; this is translated from the exons ATGGCTGTTTCAAAGAGTAACAAGAAGAAGAACCAACAGAGTTTCATCTCTGTCCCGTCTCAGATCATCAACTCCATTTCACAGTCATCTCTCGAGTCATTGCTACGTTCTCCTAAGAAAAAGCAGACTTTCATCTCCAAGCTCGGTGGTTTGTTCAAAAGTCCAAGACTTTTCATTTTCTTGGTTCTTGTGCTTGTTTTTCTTTGGATGTTGAATATCTGGTTCGGTTTTGATCCCACAATGCCTCTTTCACATGACCCTTGTGCTGTTTTTCGAGAGAAAGCGCAAATGGTTGGTGTGATTTTCAGTTCTCAACTAAATGTGGATGAAAATGTGGCTGAAATTGATGGAAATGTTGAGTTTTGGAAGCAGCCTAATGGGTTTGGTTATAGGCCTTGTTTGGATTTTAGTGAAGGATACAGAAGAGAGAGTGGTGACATTGTAAAGGAGAGAGCAAAGTATTTGATTGTGGTGGTTTCAGGAGGGATGAATCAGCAGAGGAATCAGATTGTTGATGCTGTGGTAATTGCAAGAATTCTTGGTGCATCTTTAGTTGTCCCCATTTTGCAAGTTAATGTAATTTGGGGTGATGAAAG TGAATTTTCTGATATATTTGACTTGGATCATTTCAAAAGTGTGTTGGCAAACGATGTTCGGATAGTTTCATCCTTACCGTCTACTCATTTGATGGCAAGGCATGTGGAGGAGAAGCGTACTCCCCTTCATGTGTCACCGCAGTGGATTCGTTCACGTTACCTTAGACGA CTAAGGAGGGATGGGGTATTGCTTTTACGTGGTCTTGACTCAAGGCTTTCTAAGGACCTTCCTTCTGATCTTCAAAAGCTACGCTGCAAG GTGGCATTTCATGCATTGAGATTTGCCTCACATATAACAGAAATTGGTAACAAGCTAACAGACAGAATGAGAAGCAAAGGACCGTATCTTGCTCTTCATCTGCGAATGGAAAAGGATGTATGGGTGAGAACTGGGTGCCTCCCTGGACTGGGCCAAGAATATGATGAAATGATAAGTAATGAGAGAAAAACGAGTCCAAATCTCTTGACTTCAAGATCCAACATGACATATCAAGAAAGAAAACTTTTAGGCCTCTGCCCCTTGAATGCATTAGAAGTAGCAAG ACTGCTTAAAGCTTTACGGGCGCCAAAAAGTACAAGAATCTACTGGGCTGGTGGGATTCCATTGGGAGGAAAAGAAGCTCTACTCCCATTAACCACAGATTTTCCTCATTTCTACACCAAGGAAGACCTTGCACTGCCAGGGGAGCTTGAAGCATTTGCAAAAAAGGCATCTTTAATGGCTGCTATCGATTATATAGTTTCCGAAAACAGTAATGTATTCATGGCATCTCATGGTGGAAATATGGGGCATGCCATCCAG GGACATAGGGCATATGGAGGGCACAAAAAGACCATCATCCCAAACAAAAGACACATGCTTCGATATTTTATGAACCAATCTCTTCCTGAAGCCGAGTTCAATAAGATCGTACTAAACTTGCATCAAGATTCGTTCGGACAGCCTGAACTCAGGACGAGTAAATCAGGAAGGGACGTGACAAAGTATCCGATCCCCGAGTGTATGTGCAATGGTACGGGGACAAACGCTTCCATCTGA
- the LOC140892218 gene encoding polygalacturonase inhibitor 1-like, giving the protein MLIIYPILFLLLSTHYSGAELCHPKDKSALLAFKHSFSYPVNPFPSWDPVFDCCTWYGVQCDETTNYVTGLDIAPYQDLNGTIPPSLGNLPHLTVLRLHKIPNLVGEIPPQLGNLPNLRSLTISWTNISGTIPPFLANLKSLVFLDLSFNRLSGSIPPVLAKLPYLRGFDFSRNQLTGPIPESFGHIPATAEFPVLALSHNKLSGELPASLANVNFSAVDISRNNLSGDASVFFGEGKATSSIDISRNNFEFDFSKVRFTVSLDILDVSHNKIYGTIPEQITDAVYLQFLNVSYNRLCGKIPTGWKLRYRSESWDNTSFFHNRCLCGTPLDPCK; this is encoded by the coding sequence atgCTAATAATATACCCCATTCTATTTCTTCTACTCTCCACGCATTATTCCGGCGCAGAACTTTGTCACCCCAAAGACAAATCTGCACTTCTAGCTTTCAAGCACAGCTTCTCATATCCCGTAAACCCTTTCCCCTCATGGGATCCCGTGTTCGACTGCTGCACATGGTACGGTGTCCAGTGCGACGAAACCACCAACTATGTCACCGGCCTCGACATTGCACCTTACCAAGACCTCAATGGGACAATCCCTCCTTCTCTCGGGAATCTTCCACATTTGACAGTCCTCCGCCTCCACAAGATTCCCAATCTTGTCGGAGAGATCCCACCCCAGCTCGGAAACTTGCCCAATTTAAGGTCTTTAACTATAAGTTGGACAAATATCTCAGGCACCATACCTCCTTTTCTTGCAAACCTTAAAAGCCTGGTGTTTCTTGATCTCTCATTCAACCGTTTGTCGGGCTCCATCCCGCCTGTTCTTGCAAAGCTCCCGTATCTTAGGGGATTTGACTTCAGCAGAAACCAACTCACCGGGCCGATACCAGAATCCTTCGGACACATACCGGCTACTGCAGAGTTTCCTGTTCTTGCTCTGTCTCATAACAAGCTGTCGGGTGAACTTCCCGCTAGTTTGGCGAATGTGAACTTTTCTGCCGTCGACATTTCAAGAAACAATCTGTCGGGTGATGCTTCGGTGTTCTTTGGCGAAGGGAAGGCCACGAGTTCGATCGACATTTCGAGGAACAATTTCGAGTTCGATTTCTCCAAAGTGAGATTCACCGTGTCGCTGGATATTCTCGACGTGTCTCATAACAAGATTTACGGGACGATCCCGGAACAGATTACTGATGCTGTGTACTTGCAGTTCTTGAATGTTAGCTATAACAGATTGTGCGGGAAGATTCCGACGGGGTGGAAGCTGAGGTACAGATCAGAGAGTTGGGATAACACATCTTTCTTTCATAACCGATGTTTGTGTGGGACTCCGTTGGATCCATgcaaatga
- the LOC140893006 gene encoding polygalacturonase inhibitor 2-like produces the protein MLNFLLFFFLFLFTPLPAELCDPGDKSALLAIKNSFPNPNNTIFSSWTDDYPCCHWYGVECDETTSNVISLYVLRTDTINGTIPPAISKLKHLQNLHLFKLPNLVGEIPPQLGEMVNLRYMYIGWTNVSGPVPSFLSNLKNLLDLYLTFNQLSGSIPPYLATLPSLRILDLSRNQLVGPIPDSFGRFAAKSQEFSTLRLSHNKLTGELPRSLKNMNITEVDLSRNNLSGDGSVLFGETKITDTLVISRNDLEFDFSRVRFPRKLETLDVSHNRIYGSIPPQIAAAERLQRLNVTYNRLCGKIPTEWNLTLRVEIFDNTSYFHNRCLCGIPLPPCK, from the coding sequence ATGCTAAACTTTctcctcttcttcttcctcttcctcttcaCACCATTACCAGCAGAACTGTGTGACCCTGGTGACAAATCTGCACTTTTGGCCATAAAAAACTCCTTCCCAAATCCCAATAACACTATCTTCTCTTCATGGACCGACGATTACCCCTGCTGCCACTGGTACGGAGTAGAATGCGATGAAACCACCAGCAATGTCATTAGCCTTTACGTTCTTCGTACGGATACCATCAACGGGACCATCCCACCTGCAATATCTAAACTAAAACATCTCCAAAATCTCCATCTTTTCAAGCTTCCAAATCTTGTCGGCGAAATCCCTCCCCAACTCGGGGAGATGGTGAATTTAAGATACATGTATATAGGTTGGACTAATGTCTCAGGACCCGTCCCGAGTTTCCTGTCAAATCTCAAGAATCTGTTGGATCTTTATCTTACATTCAACCAGTTGTCGGGATCGATCCCGCCTTATCTTGCTACGCTGCCAAGTCTCAGGATCTTGGATCTCAGTCGAAACCAACTTGTCGGGCCGATACCCGATTCGTTCGGCCGATTCGCCGCGAAAAGTCAGGAGTTTTCGACGCTCCGCCTGTCCCACAACAAGCTGACGGGGGAACTCCCACGTTCCTTGAAAAACATGAACATCACCGAAGTCGATCTTTCGAGGAACAATCTGTCGGGAGACGGGTCTGTGTTGTTTGGGGAGACGAAGATAACCGATACATTGGTGATTTCAAGAAACGATCTGGAGTTTGATTTCTCGAGAGTGAGGTTTCCAAGAAAGTTGGAAACTTTGGATGTGTCGCACAACAGAATCTACGGGTCGATTCCGCCGCAGATCGCCGCCGCGGAGAGATTGCAGCGCCTGAATGTTACGTATAATAGGCTGTGTGGGAAGATTCCCACGGAATGGAATTTGACTTTGCGGGTTGAGATTTTTGATAACACCTCCTATTTTCACAACAGGTGTCTCTGTGGGATTCCTTTGCCTCCATGCAAATGA
- the LOC140888633 gene encoding uncharacterized protein, giving the protein MVVKFIRDDKDDRQSRSDNELEEAPVQNSLDSWFHCIRGVGQTFKDAAKFRIYMKKYSVAIRHSFLYAKNDRDKIIVVCTEHSCKWRVYASRHKADNLFGIKKCNLQHTCGEDNLSGRGHPRADSAWVADLMKNKLRGEPSYRPCAMVKDVHIDFGVDLEYHKAWKGKELAMHDLHGTDKGCYDKLRWYCREVRETNPGSVADCEIDVVTNKFKRLFLCFNACAVGFATGCRPIIFLDGTHIKNKYKCSILLAVAKDANDDLFTLAYAVVDAENDSNWEWFCFHLRGVLVLQHIMVFEKFTFFSDRNPGIIKAVKLLFPGSHHAYCLRHLMDNFVKQVLRSYPLHNKKHWSSVFKKAAYAPSQQEFTRHINNILKSMPRASTFITSSDPQSWANVLFPGRRWGVINNNISECWNNWVKPARHLSIVSMVDHVRVQIMNMMHRRRETTSVMVQELSPKKEKALATTYIESRNLSINKSCGWKFEVVDGDKSFAVDLNEWTCSCKSWQINMLPCKHACAAIKSKSMSLYVFCDRYFHIEMYRQAYKGMTNPIPTFDMYETNNDEGSVINAPDIRSQPGRRRTKRIPSQVETHVSKCGRCHKPVHNRRSCKEAIE; this is encoded by the exons ATGGTTGTGAAATTCATAAGGGACGACAAAGATGACAGACAATCCAGAAGTGATAATGAGCTTGAAGAGGCTCCAGTACAAAATTCCCTTGATTCTTGGTTTCATTGCATACGTGGGGTGGGCCAAACATTCAAAGATGCTGCaaaatttagaatttatatgaaaaaatattctGTTGCTATAAGACACTCATTTTTGTATGCCAAAAATGATCGAGATAAGATTATTGTTGTTTGTACTGAACATAGTTGCAAGTGGCGAGTTTATGCATCCAGACATAAGGCAGACAATCTATTTGGGATCAAAAAATGCAATTTACAACACACTTGTGGAGAGGACAATTTATCTGGTAGAGGACATCCAAGAGCTGATTCAGCTTGGGTCGCAGATTTGATGAAGAATAAATTGAGGGGAGAGCCATCTTATCGTCCCTGTGCAATGGTGAAAGATGTACACATAGATTTTGGAGTAGATTTAGAGTATCACAAGGCTTGGAAGGGCAAGGAATTAGCTATGCATGATCTCCATGGCACAGATAAGGGGTGTTATGACAAATTGAGATGGTATTGTCGTGAAGTTAGAGAAACAAATCCTGGTAGTGTGGCAGATTGTGAGATTGATGTAGTAACCAATAAATTCAAACGGTTATTCCTTTGTTTTAATGCATGTGCAGTTGGTTTTGCTACTGGTTGTAGACCAATAATTTTTCTCGATGGAACTCATATTAAGAACAAATATAAATGTAGTATCCTACTTGCAGTGGCAAAAGATGCCAATGATGATCTTTTTACATTGGCATACGCTGTAGTGGATGCTGAGAATGATTCGAATTGGGAATGGTTTTGTTTTCATTTGAGAGGTGTTCTTGTTTTGCAACATATCATGGTGTTTGAAAAGTTCACTTTTTTCTCAGATAGAAATCCCGGTATTATCAAGGCTGTTAAGCTATTATTTCCGGGAAGTCACCATGCGTATTGTTTGAGGCACTTGATGGATAATTTTGTGAAGCAG GTCTTGCGAAGTTATCCGTTACACAACAAAAAACATTGGTCATCTGTGTTCAAAAAAGCTGCATATGCCCCTTCACAACAAGAATTTACACGCcacattaataatattttgaaatccATGCCTCGTGCTAGTACTTTTATCACAAGTTCTGATCCACAAAGTTGGGCAAATGTTTTGTTTCCTGGTAGGCGATGGggtgtaataaataataacatttCCGAATGTTGGAACAACTGGGTTAAACCAGCTCGTCATCTTTCAATTGTTTCTATGGTGGATCATGTACGTGTGCAAATCATGAACATGATGCACAGACGACGGGAAACAACATCAGTCATGGTTCAGGAATTAAGCCCGAAGAAGGAGAAGGCTCTAGCTACCACATATATTGAATCCAGAAACTTGAGTATTAACAAATCATGTGGTTGGAAATTTGAGGTAGTTGATGGTGATAAATCATTTGCTGTTGATTTGAATGAATGGACTTGTTCATGCAAATCTTGGCAGATTAATATGCTTCCGTGCAAGCATGCTTGTGCAGCTATTAAATCAAAGTCAATGTCGCTATATGTTTTTTGTGATCGGTATTTCCATATTGAAATGTATCGTCAAGCATATAAAGGAATGACCAATCCCATACCGACATTTGACATGTACGAGACCAACAATGATGAAGGATCTGTAATCAATGCTCCGGATATACGAAGTCAACCAGGCCGTAGAAGGACTAAGAGGATTCCGTCTCAAGTTGAAACACATGTGTCAAAGTGTGGTCGTTGTCATAAGCCAGTGCACAACAGACGTAGTTGCAAAGAAGCCATAGAATAG